A genomic segment from Dietzia psychralcaliphila encodes:
- a CDS encoding prenyltransferase, whose product MVTTNTGADRSRPVPSVPGVLDADAVRATGEWIASVQRPNGEIPWFTGGHTDPWDHVESAMGLSVAGQWEAAEKAYGFLRDTQRGDGSWPVRWQDGVIVDGDTDSNFCAYIAVGVWHHHLVTAQPGFLESMWPTVRRALDLVLTFRGPEGQMWWGAGEEGFCEEALITGSSSVHHALRCGVAIAEELGGTAPDWDAAADSLGHALRAHPELFTPKAEFSMDWYYPVLGGVMVGEQAQDRLDSLWDRFVVDGLGIRCVDHRPWVTGAETCELVLALEAAGRHEQALEQFSNMQHLRDADGSYWTGLVFADGKRWPVELSTWTGAVMLLAADALSRTTPGNEIFRYVSDHTMQRLHHTPGDPADCAPGEECPPIPAAVR is encoded by the coding sequence GTGGTCACCACCAACACCGGAGCAGACCGGTCCCGCCCCGTCCCCAGCGTCCCGGGGGTTCTCGACGCCGACGCGGTGCGCGCCACCGGTGAGTGGATCGCTTCCGTGCAGCGTCCGAACGGGGAGATCCCGTGGTTCACGGGCGGCCACACCGACCCGTGGGACCACGTCGAGTCGGCCATGGGCCTGTCGGTGGCCGGCCAGTGGGAGGCCGCGGAGAAGGCATACGGCTTCCTGCGCGACACCCAGCGCGGCGACGGTTCCTGGCCGGTGAGGTGGCAGGACGGTGTGATCGTGGACGGGGACACCGACTCCAACTTCTGCGCCTACATCGCGGTCGGGGTGTGGCACCACCATCTGGTGACCGCGCAACCCGGATTCCTGGAATCCATGTGGCCGACGGTGCGCAGGGCCCTCGATCTGGTCCTGACCTTCCGGGGCCCGGAGGGGCAGATGTGGTGGGGAGCCGGCGAGGAGGGCTTCTGCGAGGAGGCCCTCATCACCGGCTCCTCCAGCGTCCACCACGCGCTCCGGTGTGGCGTGGCGATCGCCGAGGAGCTCGGGGGGACCGCCCCGGACTGGGACGCCGCGGCCGACTCCCTCGGTCACGCCCTGCGGGCACACCCCGAGCTGTTCACGCCCAAGGCCGAGTTCTCCATGGACTGGTACTACCCGGTTCTCGGCGGCGTGATGGTGGGGGAGCAGGCACAGGACAGGCTGGACTCCCTCTGGGACCGATTCGTGGTCGACGGCCTGGGTATCCGGTGCGTGGACCACCGTCCCTGGGTGACCGGAGCCGAGACGTGCGAGCTCGTGTTGGCCCTCGAGGCGGCGGGACGGCACGAGCAGGCGCTCGAGCAGTTCTCCAACATGCAGCACCTGCGGGACGCCGACGGCTCCTACTGGACCGGCCTGGTGTTCGCGGACGGCAAGCGCTGGCCCGTGGAACTGAGCACGTGGACCGGGGCCGTCATGCTGCTGGCTGCGGACGCGCTGTCCCGCACCACGCCGGGCAACGAGATCTTCCGCTACGTCTCGGACCACACGATGCAGCGGCTGCACCACACTCCGGGCGATCCGGCCGACTGTGCCCCGGGCGAGGAGTGCCCGCCCATCCCGGCCGCCGTGCGCTAG
- a CDS encoding pirin family protein, whose product MSNLDARPEEIECEAGGAPGGPEPGGAAVEIITSRDVPLGGPRAMTVKRTLPQRQRSLIGAWCFVDHYGPDDVSATGGMDVPSHPHTGLQTVSWLFEGNVTHHDSGDHHAVVRPGEVNLMTSGAGICHTEVSTQDTGVLHGVQLWTVLPERDRETSGRGFEHHVPEAVEYEGGSALVFIGSLLGSSSSVTTYSPLLGAELRLDPGARLTVDVDPEFEHGLLVDAGDITLEGVTVEPTQLGYTGVGESSLTISNTGSTPARMILIGGTPFGEEIVMWWNFIGRTHDEIVRYRQEWEAGSDRFGRVDGYIGRNPDGLTRLPAPTLPGSVLRPRANPAARAQTG is encoded by the coding sequence GTGAGCAACCTCGACGCTCGCCCGGAGGAGATCGAATGCGAGGCGGGTGGAGCGCCGGGTGGGCCCGAACCCGGGGGCGCCGCGGTGGAGATCATCACCTCGCGCGACGTCCCACTCGGCGGGCCGCGCGCGATGACGGTCAAGCGGACGCTCCCGCAGCGGCAGCGCTCGCTGATCGGTGCCTGGTGCTTCGTCGACCACTACGGGCCCGACGACGTCTCGGCCACCGGCGGGATGGACGTTCCCTCGCATCCGCACACCGGGCTCCAGACCGTCAGCTGGCTCTTCGAGGGCAACGTGACCCACCACGACTCCGGAGACCACCACGCGGTCGTCCGGCCCGGCGAGGTCAACCTCATGACCTCCGGAGCCGGCATCTGCCACACCGAGGTCTCGACCCAGGACACGGGCGTGCTGCACGGGGTACAGCTGTGGACGGTGCTCCCCGAGAGGGACCGCGAGACCAGCGGCCGCGGGTTCGAGCACCACGTGCCCGAGGCGGTGGAGTACGAGGGCGGATCCGCCCTGGTCTTCATCGGGTCGCTGCTGGGCTCGTCGTCGTCCGTCACGACCTACAGCCCCCTCCTCGGCGCGGAACTCCGCCTGGACCCCGGTGCCCGGCTGACCGTCGACGTGGATCCTGAATTCGAACACGGTCTCCTGGTGGACGCCGGCGACATCACGCTCGAGGGCGTGACCGTCGAACCCACCCAGCTGGGTTACACGGGTGTCGGCGAATCCTCCCTGACGATCAGCAACACGGGATCCACACCGGCGCGGATGATCCTGATCGGAGGCACCCCGTTCGGCGAGGAGATCGTGATGTGGTGGAACTTCATCGGCCGCACCCACGACGAGATCGTGCGCTACCGGCAGGAGTGGGAGGCCGGGTCGGACCGCTTCGGCCGGGTCGACGGCTACATCGGGCGGAACCCTGACGGGCTCACCCGCCTGCCCGCGCCCACCCTTCCCGGCAGCGTGCTCAGGCCGAGGGCGAACCCGGCGGCACGCGCACAGACCGGCTGA
- a CDS encoding class I SAM-dependent methyltransferase: protein MLTADFNRLGVTPGMRAIDVGAGLGRHTFELYRRGADVTAFDQNADEMRQVTEMLAAMEAEGEGLPESRGEAVTGDALNMPYEDGTFDLVLISEVLEHVPEDTKAIAELVRILKPGGVAAVTVPREWPEKLCWKLSDAYHSNPGGHCRIYTAEELGFKLRAAGLEVTGTGFAHALHAPYWWLKCAVGTENDDHPLPKAYHQLLVWDLMKGPWVTRTAEKLLNPVMGKSIVFYLRKPAEA, encoded by the coding sequence ATGCTGACCGCTGACTTCAATCGTCTGGGGGTCACCCCCGGCATGCGAGCCATCGATGTGGGAGCCGGCCTCGGTAGGCACACCTTCGAGCTCTACAGGCGTGGAGCCGATGTCACGGCGTTCGACCAGAACGCCGACGAGATGCGTCAGGTGACCGAGATGCTCGCCGCGATGGAGGCAGAGGGCGAGGGCCTGCCGGAATCCAGGGGCGAGGCGGTGACCGGAGACGCACTCAACATGCCCTACGAGGACGGCACCTTCGACCTGGTGCTCATCTCGGAGGTGCTCGAGCACGTCCCGGAGGACACCAAGGCGATCGCGGAGCTGGTGCGGATCCTCAAGCCGGGTGGGGTCGCCGCGGTGACCGTCCCGCGCGAATGGCCGGAGAAGCTGTGCTGGAAGCTCTCGGACGCCTACCACTCCAACCCGGGCGGCCACTGTCGCATCTACACGGCCGAGGAGCTGGGCTTCAAACTCCGCGCCGCCGGCCTGGAGGTCACCGGCACCGGTTTCGCGCACGCGCTGCACGCCCCCTACTGGTGGCTCAAGTGCGCCGTGGGGACCGAGAACGACGACCACCCGCTGCCGAAGGCCTACCACCAGCTCCTGGTCTGGGACCTGATGAAGGGTCCCTGGGTCACCAGGACCGCGGAGAAGCTGCTCAACCCGGTGATGGGCAAGTCCATCGTCTTCTACCTACGCAAGCCCGCGGAGGCCTGA
- a CDS encoding sigma 54-interacting transcriptional regulator, whose product MGAVSEKPDVQTLGELRAAGYTSRTLRVEMRDNLLAELAAGRDPWPGMHGFDTTVIPQVERAIIAGHDIVLLGERGQGKTRLLRTLVGLLDEWSPVVAGSELGEDPLVPITTATRERIEREGDTLPIEWRHRSERYVEKLSTPDTSVADMIGDVDPMRVAEGRRLGDPETIHYGLVPRANRGIVALNELPDLAERIQVALLNVMEERDVQIRGYVLRLPLDVLVVASANPEDYTNRGRIITPLKDRFGAEIRTHYPLDLSDEIEVVRQEADLTAEVPDALMELLARFTRELRTSDSVNQASGVSARFAIAGAETVAAAARRRAAVRGTDDPGEAVARLVDVDAAVDVLRGKIEFEPGEEGREPEILRYLLRSATVDVVRDLFRGLDLAPLVEAFDGSVTLTTGASVTAAEFLGALPELSDPGLYDRISERQGATTVGQRAGAIELALEGLFLSRRLSKETGDGAAVYG is encoded by the coding sequence GTGGGCGCTGTGAGCGAGAAGCCGGACGTCCAGACCCTCGGCGAACTGCGCGCCGCCGGGTACACCAGCCGAACCCTGCGCGTGGAGATGCGCGACAACCTCCTCGCGGAGCTGGCCGCGGGCCGCGATCCCTGGCCCGGGATGCACGGCTTCGACACGACGGTCATCCCCCAGGTCGAGCGGGCGATCATCGCCGGCCACGACATCGTCCTGCTGGGCGAACGCGGGCAGGGAAAGACCCGACTGCTGCGCACCCTGGTGGGCCTGCTCGACGAGTGGTCGCCCGTCGTGGCGGGGTCCGAGCTGGGGGAGGACCCGCTCGTGCCGATCACCACGGCGACCCGGGAACGGATCGAGCGGGAGGGGGACACCCTGCCGATCGAGTGGCGGCACCGGTCCGAGCGCTACGTCGAGAAACTCTCGACCCCGGACACCTCCGTGGCGGACATGATCGGCGACGTCGACCCGATGCGAGTGGCGGAGGGACGGCGGCTCGGCGACCCGGAGACCATCCACTACGGGCTGGTACCCCGCGCGAACCGGGGCATCGTGGCGCTCAACGAACTCCCCGACCTGGCGGAGCGCATTCAGGTGGCGCTGCTCAACGTCATGGAGGAACGCGACGTCCAGATCCGGGGTTACGTGCTGCGACTGCCCCTCGACGTGCTGGTGGTGGCCTCGGCCAACCCGGAGGACTACACCAACCGCGGCCGCATCATCACCCCGCTCAAGGATCGTTTCGGGGCCGAGATCCGTACGCACTACCCGTTGGACCTGTCCGACGAGATCGAGGTCGTGCGACAGGAGGCCGACCTCACCGCGGAGGTGCCGGACGCCCTGATGGAGCTGCTCGCCCGGTTCACGCGCGAACTCCGGACCTCGGATTCGGTCAACCAGGCGTCGGGGGTGTCCGCGCGGTTCGCGATCGCCGGGGCCGAGACCGTCGCCGCGGCGGCCAGGCGTCGCGCCGCCGTCCGGGGGACCGACGACCCGGGTGAGGCGGTGGCCCGTCTGGTCGACGTCGACGCCGCCGTCGACGTCCTACGCGGGAAGATCGAATTCGAGCCGGGCGAGGAGGGGCGCGAGCCGGAGATCCTGCGCTACCTGCTACGCAGCGCCACCGTTGACGTGGTTCGGGACCTGTTCCGCGGGCTCGACCTGGCGCCCCTGGTCGAGGCGTTCGACGGCTCGGTGACCCTGACGACCGGTGCCAGCGTGACCGCCGCGGAGTTCCTCGGGGCGTTGCCCGAGCTCTCTGACCCGGGGTTGTACGACCGGATCTCCGAGCGCCAGGGCGCGACGACCGTGGGGCAACGGGCCGGGGCCATCGAGTTGGCGTTGGAGGGGTTGTTCCTCTCGCGGCGCCTGTCCAAGGAGACGGGGGACGGCGCCGCCGTCTACGGCTGA
- a CDS encoding SDR family NAD(P)-dependent oxidoreductase, which translates to MTSATASDTPVVVITGAGGGLGAATAALYSDRGWHVVAADLTAPPGGPGITPVAVDVTDSVSLGALADRVRTEHGRLDAVITFAGVLGIGPLAETDPDRVQQVLDVNIMGTVRTVHALFDLLRVSGGRVVLISSETGPQHGMPMNGAYAMSKHAIEAYGDSLRRELMFLGLDVVLIQPGPFRTGMTASIRRRFQESTLPGSPFAAMAAVMGEMAAGEDDKATDPRVLAEAVWTAGTTARPRHRYAVKWDLGRRLLDHLPVPAVDKALTLALGGKINAKRLELRREAADTLSAADAEVRP; encoded by the coding sequence ATGACCTCCGCCACCGCCTCTGACACCCCCGTCGTCGTCATCACCGGGGCCGGGGGCGGCCTCGGGGCCGCCACGGCCGCGCTCTACTCGGACCGCGGCTGGCACGTCGTCGCCGCCGACCTCACCGCGCCCCCCGGCGGCCCGGGGATCACGCCCGTGGCGGTCGACGTCACCGACTCCGTCTCGCTCGGGGCACTCGCCGACCGGGTCCGCACGGAGCACGGCCGTCTGGACGCGGTGATCACGTTCGCCGGTGTCCTGGGGATCGGGCCGCTCGCCGAGACCGACCCCGACCGGGTCCAGCAGGTACTGGACGTCAACATCATGGGGACCGTCCGGACGGTCCACGCGCTGTTCGACCTGCTCCGCGTGAGTGGCGGCCGGGTGGTCCTCATCAGCTCGGAGACCGGCCCCCAGCACGGGATGCCGATGAACGGCGCCTACGCCATGAGCAAGCACGCGATCGAGGCCTACGGGGACTCCCTCCGGCGCGAGCTCATGTTCCTCGGCCTCGACGTGGTGCTCATCCAACCCGGCCCGTTCCGCACGGGGATGACCGCCTCGATCCGGCGCCGCTTCCAGGAGTCCACGCTCCCGGGCTCACCGTTCGCCGCCATGGCCGCGGTGATGGGGGAGATGGCGGCGGGGGAGGACGACAAGGCCACCGACCCCCGGGTCCTGGCGGAGGCCGTGTGGACCGCCGGCACGACAGCCCGGCCCCGCCACCGCTACGCCGTGAAGTGGGACCTCGGACGCAGGCTCCTGGACCACCTTCCGGTCCCGGCGGTGGACAAGGCGCTCACGCTGGCACTGGGCGGCAAGATCAACGCCAAGAGGCTCGAACTGCGGCGCGAGGCGGCCGACACCCTCAGTGCCGCCGACGCGGAGGTGCGGCCGTGA
- a CDS encoding LLM class F420-dependent oxidoreductase, with product MEFGLTLFTSDRGIRPTTAAVAAENAGFSAFYVPEHTHIPIRREAAHPGTGGAELPDERYSRTLDPWVALAAVSAVTTTIRLGTAVAIPVESDPITLAKTIASVDHLSDGRTVLGVGYGWNLDEMADHNVPPKLRRTMLREYLEAMRELWSRDEAEYHGEFVDFGPSWAWPKTVQKGGPRTLVGAAGNEKNFKWICRSADGWMTTPISQDIAGSIRQLRELWAEAGREGEPYIVVLDGKPIPEKIEMYRELGVHELVYGTPDKSEEEVLAYIDRLAGKLGLAVGA from the coding sequence ATGGAATTCGGACTCACCCTGTTCACCAGCGATCGGGGGATCCGGCCGACCACGGCCGCCGTGGCCGCGGAGAACGCCGGGTTCTCGGCGTTCTACGTACCCGAGCACACCCACATCCCGATCCGGCGCGAGGCCGCGCACCCCGGCACCGGCGGTGCGGAACTGCCCGACGAGCGCTACAGCCGCACGCTCGACCCGTGGGTCGCGCTAGCCGCGGTGTCGGCGGTCACCACGACCATCCGACTCGGCACCGCCGTCGCGATCCCGGTCGAGAGCGACCCCATCACCCTGGCCAAGACCATCGCCTCGGTCGACCACCTCTCGGACGGCCGCACCGTGCTCGGCGTGGGTTATGGCTGGAACCTCGACGAGATGGCGGATCACAACGTGCCGCCCAAGCTGCGCCGCACCATGCTGCGCGAGTACCTCGAGGCCATGCGGGAGCTGTGGAGCCGGGACGAGGCCGAGTACCACGGGGAGTTCGTGGACTTCGGTCCCAGCTGGGCCTGGCCGAAGACCGTCCAGAAGGGCGGCCCCCGCACCCTCGTGGGCGCCGCGGGAAACGAGAAGAACTTCAAGTGGATCTGCCGGAGCGCCGACGGCTGGATGACCACCCCGATCTCCCAGGACATCGCCGGCAGCATCCGGCAGCTGCGGGAGCTGTGGGCGGAGGCCGGCCGCGAGGGGGAGCCGTACATCGTGGTGCTCGACGGCAAGCCGATCCCCGAGAAGATCGAGATGTACCGCGAGCTGGGAGTGCACGAGCTCGTCTACGGGACCCCGGACAAGTCCGAGGAGGAGGTGCTGGCCTACATCGATCGACTGGCCGGCAAACTCGGACTGGCCGTCGGCGCCTGA
- a CDS encoding glycosyltransferase family 4 protein translates to MRIALLSYRSKPHGGGQGVYVRHLSRELAALGHTVEVFSGQPYPELDPGPTLTRVPSLDLYNDANPFRTPRPSEIRDRIDLLEVFTMWTAGFPEPRTFSLRAARALTPRLADFDVVHDNQCLGSGLLTLEEAGFPVVATVHHPITRDRDLAMKEAPWRKKITTWRWFGFLGMQIRVSRKLEEIITVSSNSAEDIASDFGVDPDRIVTIPLGVDTDRFHDRREREPGRLVCVASADQPLKGVPILLRALAKVREEHPGVRLTLISKLKRKGEAAKLLDSLGLRDAVDLVSGVDDDELAELVGTAEISVVPSMYEGFSLPAVEAMSSGCALVASRAGALPEVVGTDDSAARLVEPGHVDELARQISALLADPDERRRLATGGRARVMERYSWAAVARRTVEVYETAIARVRGEALPDLTAGPVIGPDQTEIDEHVTDDVPEVLPGSGEYDIREQEDAAC, encoded by the coding sequence GTGCGGATCGCACTGCTCTCGTACAGGAGCAAGCCACACGGCGGCGGACAGGGCGTCTATGTCCGACACCTGAGCCGCGAGTTGGCCGCACTGGGACACACCGTCGAGGTGTTCTCCGGTCAGCCGTACCCGGAGCTCGACCCGGGACCCACGCTCACCAGGGTCCCGAGCCTGGACCTGTACAACGACGCGAACCCGTTCCGCACTCCGCGCCCCTCCGAGATCCGCGACAGGATCGACCTCCTCGAGGTGTTCACCATGTGGACCGCCGGCTTCCCGGAGCCGCGGACCTTCAGCCTGCGCGCGGCGCGGGCGCTCACGCCCCGGCTCGCCGACTTCGACGTGGTGCACGACAACCAGTGCCTCGGCAGCGGCCTGCTGACACTCGAGGAGGCCGGGTTCCCGGTGGTCGCCACGGTGCACCACCCGATCACCCGGGACCGCGACCTGGCCATGAAGGAGGCGCCCTGGCGGAAGAAGATCACCACGTGGCGCTGGTTCGGTTTCCTCGGCATGCAGATCAGGGTGTCCAGGAAGCTGGAGGAGATCATCACGGTCTCCAGCAACTCGGCAGAGGACATCGCCTCGGACTTCGGGGTGGACCCGGACCGGATCGTGACGATCCCGCTGGGGGTGGACACCGACCGCTTCCACGACCGCCGCGAGCGCGAGCCCGGACGACTCGTCTGTGTGGCGAGCGCCGACCAGCCGCTCAAGGGCGTACCGATCCTGCTGCGGGCGCTGGCGAAGGTCCGTGAGGAGCACCCCGGTGTGCGGCTCACGTTGATCTCCAAGCTCAAGCGCAAGGGCGAGGCCGCCAAGCTGCTGGACTCCCTGGGGTTGCGCGATGCGGTGGACCTGGTGTCGGGGGTCGACGACGACGAGCTGGCCGAGCTCGTGGGCACCGCCGAGATCTCGGTCGTGCCGAGCATGTACGAGGGCTTCTCGCTCCCCGCCGTCGAGGCCATGTCCAGCGGGTGCGCGCTGGTCGCCAGCCGTGCGGGCGCGCTGCCGGAGGTCGTGGGCACCGATGATTCCGCCGCCCGACTGGTCGAACCCGGCCACGTGGACGAGCTCGCCCGGCAGATCAGTGCCCTGCTGGCCGATCCGGACGAGCGACGGCGACTGGCCACCGGCGGCAGGGCCCGCGTCATGGAGCGCTACAGCTGGGCGGCCGTGGCCAGGAGGACCGTCGAGGTCTACGAGACGGCGATCGCCAGGGTCCGGGGCGAGGCGCTCCCGGACCTGACCGCCGGTCCGGTCATCGGACCGGATCAGACAGAGATTGACGAGCACGTCACCGACGACGTGCCCGAGGTGCTCCCGGGTTCCGGCGAGTACGACATCCGTGAGCAGGAGGACGCCGCATGCTGA
- a CDS encoding GNAT family N-acetyltransferase yields the protein MTEYTDKAGATVTVQRDPDREAFEIRDAAGEAAGHADFREHDGVRIFHHTEVDERFGGRGIGTALVRGAVEATRAEGVMIVPVCPMVKAFLQKSGEEFAGAYRLPTPADIAWLRDGNS from the coding sequence ATGACCGAGTACACCGACAAGGCCGGCGCCACCGTCACCGTGCAGCGTGATCCGGACCGGGAGGCGTTCGAGATCCGCGACGCCGCGGGCGAGGCGGCCGGCCACGCCGACTTCCGTGAGCACGACGGGGTGCGCATCTTCCACCACACCGAGGTCGACGAGCGGTTCGGCGGACGCGGCATCGGCACCGCGCTGGTGCGCGGCGCCGTCGAGGCCACCCGCGCCGAGGGCGTGATGATCGTGCCCGTGTGCCCCATGGTCAAGGCGTTCCTGCAGAAGTCGGGCGAGGAGTTCGCGGGCGCCTACCGGCTGCCGACTCCGGCGGACATCGCCTGGTTGCGGGACGGGAACTCCTGA
- a CDS encoding carboxymuconolactone decarboxylase family protein has product MGVPQLDRAQREVYKRLVRTAVASREASTEAGLEETLLELINIRVSQLNGCAACLATHVPAARKAGVPQDRLDLLPAWRDIDEFGEPERAALRLAETLTRLDSVGEREAATAAAAEHFDEDQLSALEWSIVLINAFNRVSIASDHRVRFED; this is encoded by the coding sequence ATGGGTGTCCCGCAGCTGGACCGCGCCCAACGCGAGGTCTACAAGCGGCTCGTCCGTACCGCGGTCGCCTCCCGGGAGGCGTCCACCGAGGCCGGGCTGGAGGAGACGCTGCTCGAGCTGATCAACATCCGGGTCTCCCAGCTCAACGGCTGTGCTGCCTGCCTGGCCACGCACGTCCCGGCCGCGCGGAAGGCCGGGGTGCCGCAGGATCGCCTGGACCTGCTGCCGGCGTGGCGGGACATCGACGAGTTCGGCGAGCCCGAGCGGGCCGCGCTGAGGCTGGCCGAGACGCTCACGCGCCTGGACAGCGTCGGCGAGCGCGAGGCCGCCACCGCCGCCGCGGCCGAGCACTTCGACGAGGACCAACTCTCCGCCCTGGAGTGGTCCATCGTGCTGATCAACGCGTTCAACCGCGTCTCGATCGCCAGCGACCACCGGGTGCGGTTCGAGGACTGA